From the genome of Callithrix jacchus isolate 240 chromosome 7, calJac240_pri, whole genome shotgun sequence, one region includes:
- the EPHA8 gene encoding ephrin type-A receptor 8 isoform X2, translating into MCRWGQKTEGQTPGTRRQSGQKTRVNLLDTSTIHGDWGWLTYPAHGWDSINEVDESFQPIHTYQVCNVMSPNQNNWLRTSWVPRDGARRVYAEIKFTLRDCNSMPGVLGTCKETFNLYYLESDRDLGASTQESQFLKIDTIAADESFTGADLGVRRLKLNTEVRGVGPLSKRGFYLAFQDIGACLAILSLRIYYKKCPAMVRNLAAFSEAVTGADSSSLVEVRGQCVRHSEERDTPKMYCSAEGEWLVPIGKCVCSAGYEERRDACVACELGFYKSAPGDQLCARCPPHSHSAAPAAQACRCDLSYYRAALDPPSSACTRPPSAPVNLISSVNGTSVTLEWAPPLDPGGRSDITYNAVCRRCPWALSHCEACGSGTRFVPQQTSLVQASLLVANLLAHMNYSFWIEAVNGVSDLSPEPRRAAVVNITTNQAEMGSPYVAQADMKLLDSSEPPASASQSAGITAPSQVVVIRQERAGQTSVSLLWQEPEQPNGIILEYEIKYYEKDKEMQSYSTLKAVTTRATVSGLKPGTRYVFQVRARTSAGCGRFSQAMEVETGKPRPRYDTRTIVWICLTLITGLVVLLLLLICKKRHCGYSKAFQDSDEEKMHYQNGQAPPPVFLPLHHPPGKLPEPQFYAEPHTYEEPGRAGHSFTREIEASRIHIEKIIGSGESGEVCYGRLRVPGQRDVPVAIKALKAGYTERQRRDFLSEASIMGQFDHPNIIRLEGVVTRGRLAMIVTEYMENGSLDAFLRTHDGQFSIMQLLGMLRGVGAGMRYLSDLGYVHRDLAARNVLVDSNLVCKVSDFGLSRVLEDDPDAAYTTTGGKIPIRWTAPEAIAFRTFSSASDVWSFGVVMWEVLAYGERPYWNMTNRDVISSVEEGYRLPAPMGCPRALHQLMLDCWHKDRAQRPRFSQIVSVLDALIRSPESLRATATVSRCPPPAFARSCFDLRGGSGGGGGLTVGDWLDSIRMGRYRDHFAAGGYSSLGMVLRMNAQDVRALGITLMGHQKKILGSIQTMRAQLTSTQGPRRHL; encoded by the exons TGAATTTGCTGGACACGTCGACCATCCACGGGGACTGGGGCTGGCTCACGTATCCGGCTCATGGG TGGGACTCCATCAACGAGGTGGACGAGTCCTTCCAGCCCATCCACACGTACCAGGTGTGCAACGTCATGAGCCCCAACCAGAACAACTGGCTGCGCACTAGCTGGGTGCCCCGCGATGGCGCCCGCCGTGTGTACGCTGAGATCAAGTTTACCCTGCGTGACTGCAACAGTATGCCCGGTGTGCTGGGCACCTGCAAGGAGACCTTCAACCTCTACTACCTGGAGTCGGACCGCGACCTGGGGGCCAGCACGCAAGAAAGCCAATTCCTCAAGATCGACACCATTGCCGCCGATGAGAGCTTCACAGGTGCCGACCTTGGTGTGCGGCGCCTCAAGCTCAACACGGAGGTGCGCGGCGTGGGTCCCCTCAGCAAGCGCGGCTTCTACCTGGCCTTCCAGGACATCGGTGCCTGCCTGGCCATCCTCTCTCTCCGCATCTACTATAAGAAGTGCCCTGCCATGGTGCGTAATCTGGCTGCCTTCTCGGAGGCGGTGACGGGGGCCGACTCGTCCTCACTGGTGGAGGTGCGGGGCCAGTGTGTGCGGCACTCCGAGGAGCGGGACACGCCCAAGATGTACTGCAGCGCGGAGGGCGAGTGGCTGGTGCCCATCGGCAAGTGCGTGTGCAGCGCGGGCTATGAGGAGCGGCGGGATGCCTGTGTGG CCTGCGAGCTGGGTTTCTACAAGTCAGCCCCTGGGGACCAGCTGTGTGCCCGCTGCCCTCCCCACAGCCACTCCGCAGCCCCAGCTGCCCAAGCCTGCCGCTGTGACCTCAGCTACTACCGCGCAGCCCTGGACCCACCGTCCTCAGCCTGCACCC GGCCACCCTCGGCACCCGTGAACCTCATCTCCAGTGTGAATGGAACATCGGTGACTCTGGAGTGGGCCCCTCCCCTGGACCCAGGTGGCCGCAGTGACATCACCTACAACGCTGTGTGCCGCCGCTGCCCCTGGGCACTCAGCCACTGCGAGGCATGCGGGAGCGGCACCCGCTTTGTGCCCCAGCAGACAAGCCTGGTGCAGGCCAGCCTGCTGGTGGCCAACCTGCTGGCCCACATGAACTACTCCTTCTGGATCGAGGCCGTCAATGGCGTGTCTGACCTGAGCCCCGAGCCCCGCCGGGCCGCCGTGGTCAACATCACTACGAACCAGGCAG agatggggtctccctatgttgcccaggctgatatgaaactcctggactcaagtgaacctcctgcctcagcctcccaaagtgctgggattacag CCCCGTCCCAGGTGGTGGTGATCCGGCAGGAGCGGGCAGGGCAGACCAGCGTCTCGCTGCTGTGGCAGGAGCCCGAGCAGCCCAACGGCATCATCCTGGAGTATGAGATCAAGTACTACGAGAAG GACAAGGAGATGCAGAGCTACTCCACCCTCAAGGCCGTCACCACCAGAGCCACCGTCTCCGGCCTGAAGCCAGGCACACGCTACGTATTCCAGGTTCGAGCCCGCACCTCGGCGGGCTGCGGCCGATTCAGCCAGGCCATGGAGGTGGAGACCGGGAAACCCC GGCCCCGCTATGACACCAGGACCATCGTCTGGATCTGCCTGACGCTCATCACGGGCCTCGTGGTGCTTCTGCTCCTGCTCATCTGCAAGAAGAG GCACTGTGGCTACAGCAAGGCCTTCCAGGACTCAGACGAGGAGAAGATGCACTATCAGAATGGACAGG CACCCCCACCTGTCTTCCTGCCCCTGCACCACCCCCCGGGAAAGCTCCCAGAGCCCCAGTTCTATGCGGAACCTCACACCTATGAGGAGCCAGGCCGGGCGGGCCACAGTTTCACCCGGGAGATCGAGGCCTCCAGGATCCACATCGAGAAAATCATCGGCTCTG GAGAGTCAGGGGAAGTCTGCTACGGGAGGCTGCGGGTGCCAGGGCAGCGGGATGTGCCCGTGGCCATTAAGGCCCTCAAAGCCGGCTACACGGAGAGACAGCGGCGGGACTTCCTGAGCGAGGCATCCATCATGGGGCAATTCGACCACCCCAACATCATCCGCCTTGAGGGTGTCGTCACCCGAG GCCGCCTGGCGATGATCGTGACAGAGTACATGGAGAACGGTTCTCTGGATGCCTTCCTGAGG ACCCACGATGGGCAGTTCAGCATCATGCAGCTGCTGGGCATGCTCAGAGGCGTGGGTGCCGGCATGCGCTACCTCTCAGACCTGGGCTACGTCCACCGAGACCTGGCCGCCCGCAACGTCCTAGTGGACAGCAACCTGGTCTGCAAGGTGTCAGACTTCGGACTCTCACGGGTGCTGGAGGATGACCCTGATGCTGCCTATACCACCACG GGTGGGAAGATCCCCATCCGCTGGACGGCCCCAGAGGCCATTGCCTTCCGCACCTTCTCCTCAGCCAGCGACGTGTGGAGCTTCGGTGTGGTCATGTGGGAGGTGCTGGCCTATGGGGAGCGGCCCTACTGGAACATGACCAACCGGGAT GTCATCAGCTCTGTAGAGGAGGGGTACCGCCTGCCTGCGCCCATGGGCTGCCCCCGTGCCCTGCACCAGCTCATGCTTGACTGCTGGCACAAGGACCGGGCACAGCGACCTCGTTTCTCCCAGATCGTCAGTGTCCTCGACGCACTGATCCGCAGCCCTGAAAGTCTCAGGGCCACCGCCACTGTCAGCAG GTGCCCACCCCCTGCCTTCGCCCGGAGCTGCTTTGACCTCcgaggtggcagtggtggtggtggaggcctCACCGTGGGGGACTGGCTGGACTCCATCCGCATGGGCCGGTACCGAGACCACTTCGCTGCGGGCGGCTACTCCTCTCTGGGCATGGTGCTACGCATGAACGCCCA GGACGTGCGCGCCCTGGGCATCACCCTCATGGGCCACCAGAAGAAGATCCTGGGCAGCATTCAGACCATGCGGGCCCAGCTGACCAGCACCCAGGGGCCCCGCCGGCACCTCTGA
- the EPHA8 gene encoding ephrin type-A receptor 8 isoform X3: MAPARGRLAPALWVVTAAAAAATCVSAARGEVNLLDTSTIHGDWGWLTYPAHGWDSINEVDESFQPIHTYQVCNVMSPNQNNWLRTSWVPRDGARRVYAEIKFTLRDCNSMPGVLGTCKETFNLYYLESDRDLGASTQESQFLKIDTIAADESFTGADLGVRRLKLNTEVRGVGPLSKRGFYLAFQDIGACLAILSLRIYYKKCPAMVRNLAAFSEAVTGADSSSLVEVRGQCVRHSEERDTPKMYCSAEGEWLVPIGKCVCSAGYEERRDACVACELGFYKSAPGDQLCARCPPHSHSAAPAAQACRCDLSYYRAALDPPSSACTRPPSAPVNLISSVNGTSVTLEWAPPLDPGGRSDITYNAVCRRCPWALSHCEACGSGTRFVPQQTSLVQASLLVANLLAHMNYSFWIEAVNGVSDLSPEPRRAAVVNITTNQAAPSQVVVIRQERAGQTSVSLLWQEPEQPNGIILEYEIKYYEKDKEMQSYSTLKAVTTRATVSGLKPGTRYVFQVRARTSAGCGRFSQAMEVETGKPRPRYDTRTIVWICLTLITGLVVLLLLLICKKRHCGYSKAFQDSDEEKMHYQNGQAPPPVFLPLHHPPGKLPEPQFYAEPHTYEEPGRAGHSFTREIEASRIHIEKIIGSGESGEVCYGRLRVPGQRDVPVAIKALKAGYTERQRRDFLSEASIMGQFDHPNIIRLEGVVTRGRLAMIVTEYMENGSLDAFLRTHDGQFSIMQLLGMLRGVGAGMRYLSDLGYVHRDLAARNVLVDSNLVCKVSDFGLSRVLEDDPDAAYTTTGGKIPIRWTAPEAIAFRTFSSASDVWSFGVVMWEVLAYGERPYWNMTNRDVISSVEEGYRLPAPMGCPRALHQLMLDCWHKDRAQRPRFSQIVSVLDALIRSPESLRATATVSRCPPPAFARSCFDLRGGSGGGGGLTVGDWLDSIRMGRYRDHFAAGGYSSLGMVLRMNAQDVRALGITLMGHQKKILGSIQTMRAQLTSTQGPRRHL; the protein is encoded by the exons TGAATTTGCTGGACACGTCGACCATCCACGGGGACTGGGGCTGGCTCACGTATCCGGCTCATGGG TGGGACTCCATCAACGAGGTGGACGAGTCCTTCCAGCCCATCCACACGTACCAGGTGTGCAACGTCATGAGCCCCAACCAGAACAACTGGCTGCGCACTAGCTGGGTGCCCCGCGATGGCGCCCGCCGTGTGTACGCTGAGATCAAGTTTACCCTGCGTGACTGCAACAGTATGCCCGGTGTGCTGGGCACCTGCAAGGAGACCTTCAACCTCTACTACCTGGAGTCGGACCGCGACCTGGGGGCCAGCACGCAAGAAAGCCAATTCCTCAAGATCGACACCATTGCCGCCGATGAGAGCTTCACAGGTGCCGACCTTGGTGTGCGGCGCCTCAAGCTCAACACGGAGGTGCGCGGCGTGGGTCCCCTCAGCAAGCGCGGCTTCTACCTGGCCTTCCAGGACATCGGTGCCTGCCTGGCCATCCTCTCTCTCCGCATCTACTATAAGAAGTGCCCTGCCATGGTGCGTAATCTGGCTGCCTTCTCGGAGGCGGTGACGGGGGCCGACTCGTCCTCACTGGTGGAGGTGCGGGGCCAGTGTGTGCGGCACTCCGAGGAGCGGGACACGCCCAAGATGTACTGCAGCGCGGAGGGCGAGTGGCTGGTGCCCATCGGCAAGTGCGTGTGCAGCGCGGGCTATGAGGAGCGGCGGGATGCCTGTGTGG CCTGCGAGCTGGGTTTCTACAAGTCAGCCCCTGGGGACCAGCTGTGTGCCCGCTGCCCTCCCCACAGCCACTCCGCAGCCCCAGCTGCCCAAGCCTGCCGCTGTGACCTCAGCTACTACCGCGCAGCCCTGGACCCACCGTCCTCAGCCTGCACCC GGCCACCCTCGGCACCCGTGAACCTCATCTCCAGTGTGAATGGAACATCGGTGACTCTGGAGTGGGCCCCTCCCCTGGACCCAGGTGGCCGCAGTGACATCACCTACAACGCTGTGTGCCGCCGCTGCCCCTGGGCACTCAGCCACTGCGAGGCATGCGGGAGCGGCACCCGCTTTGTGCCCCAGCAGACAAGCCTGGTGCAGGCCAGCCTGCTGGTGGCCAACCTGCTGGCCCACATGAACTACTCCTTCTGGATCGAGGCCGTCAATGGCGTGTCTGACCTGAGCCCCGAGCCCCGCCGGGCCGCCGTGGTCAACATCACTACGAACCAGGCAG CCCCGTCCCAGGTGGTGGTGATCCGGCAGGAGCGGGCAGGGCAGACCAGCGTCTCGCTGCTGTGGCAGGAGCCCGAGCAGCCCAACGGCATCATCCTGGAGTATGAGATCAAGTACTACGAGAAG GACAAGGAGATGCAGAGCTACTCCACCCTCAAGGCCGTCACCACCAGAGCCACCGTCTCCGGCCTGAAGCCAGGCACACGCTACGTATTCCAGGTTCGAGCCCGCACCTCGGCGGGCTGCGGCCGATTCAGCCAGGCCATGGAGGTGGAGACCGGGAAACCCC GGCCCCGCTATGACACCAGGACCATCGTCTGGATCTGCCTGACGCTCATCACGGGCCTCGTGGTGCTTCTGCTCCTGCTCATCTGCAAGAAGAG GCACTGTGGCTACAGCAAGGCCTTCCAGGACTCAGACGAGGAGAAGATGCACTATCAGAATGGACAGG CACCCCCACCTGTCTTCCTGCCCCTGCACCACCCCCCGGGAAAGCTCCCAGAGCCCCAGTTCTATGCGGAACCTCACACCTATGAGGAGCCAGGCCGGGCGGGCCACAGTTTCACCCGGGAGATCGAGGCCTCCAGGATCCACATCGAGAAAATCATCGGCTCTG GAGAGTCAGGGGAAGTCTGCTACGGGAGGCTGCGGGTGCCAGGGCAGCGGGATGTGCCCGTGGCCATTAAGGCCCTCAAAGCCGGCTACACGGAGAGACAGCGGCGGGACTTCCTGAGCGAGGCATCCATCATGGGGCAATTCGACCACCCCAACATCATCCGCCTTGAGGGTGTCGTCACCCGAG GCCGCCTGGCGATGATCGTGACAGAGTACATGGAGAACGGTTCTCTGGATGCCTTCCTGAGG ACCCACGATGGGCAGTTCAGCATCATGCAGCTGCTGGGCATGCTCAGAGGCGTGGGTGCCGGCATGCGCTACCTCTCAGACCTGGGCTACGTCCACCGAGACCTGGCCGCCCGCAACGTCCTAGTGGACAGCAACCTGGTCTGCAAGGTGTCAGACTTCGGACTCTCACGGGTGCTGGAGGATGACCCTGATGCTGCCTATACCACCACG GGTGGGAAGATCCCCATCCGCTGGACGGCCCCAGAGGCCATTGCCTTCCGCACCTTCTCCTCAGCCAGCGACGTGTGGAGCTTCGGTGTGGTCATGTGGGAGGTGCTGGCCTATGGGGAGCGGCCCTACTGGAACATGACCAACCGGGAT GTCATCAGCTCTGTAGAGGAGGGGTACCGCCTGCCTGCGCCCATGGGCTGCCCCCGTGCCCTGCACCAGCTCATGCTTGACTGCTGGCACAAGGACCGGGCACAGCGACCTCGTTTCTCCCAGATCGTCAGTGTCCTCGACGCACTGATCCGCAGCCCTGAAAGTCTCAGGGCCACCGCCACTGTCAGCAG GTGCCCACCCCCTGCCTTCGCCCGGAGCTGCTTTGACCTCcgaggtggcagtggtggtggtggaggcctCACCGTGGGGGACTGGCTGGACTCCATCCGCATGGGCCGGTACCGAGACCACTTCGCTGCGGGCGGCTACTCCTCTCTGGGCATGGTGCTACGCATGAACGCCCA GGACGTGCGCGCCCTGGGCATCACCCTCATGGGCCACCAGAAGAAGATCCTGGGCAGCATTCAGACCATGCGGGCCCAGCTGACCAGCACCCAGGGGCCCCGCCGGCACCTCTGA
- the EPHA8 gene encoding ephrin type-A receptor 8 isoform X1 → MAPARGRLAPALWVVTAAAAAATCVSAARGEVNLLDTSTIHGDWGWLTYPAHGWDSINEVDESFQPIHTYQVCNVMSPNQNNWLRTSWVPRDGARRVYAEIKFTLRDCNSMPGVLGTCKETFNLYYLESDRDLGASTQESQFLKIDTIAADESFTGADLGVRRLKLNTEVRGVGPLSKRGFYLAFQDIGACLAILSLRIYYKKCPAMVRNLAAFSEAVTGADSSSLVEVRGQCVRHSEERDTPKMYCSAEGEWLVPIGKCVCSAGYEERRDACVACELGFYKSAPGDQLCARCPPHSHSAAPAAQACRCDLSYYRAALDPPSSACTRPPSAPVNLISSVNGTSVTLEWAPPLDPGGRSDITYNAVCRRCPWALSHCEACGSGTRFVPQQTSLVQASLLVANLLAHMNYSFWIEAVNGVSDLSPEPRRAAVVNITTNQAEMGSPYVAQADMKLLDSSEPPASASQSAGITAPSQVVVIRQERAGQTSVSLLWQEPEQPNGIILEYEIKYYEKDKEMQSYSTLKAVTTRATVSGLKPGTRYVFQVRARTSAGCGRFSQAMEVETGKPRPRYDTRTIVWICLTLITGLVVLLLLLICKKRHCGYSKAFQDSDEEKMHYQNGQAPPPVFLPLHHPPGKLPEPQFYAEPHTYEEPGRAGHSFTREIEASRIHIEKIIGSGESGEVCYGRLRVPGQRDVPVAIKALKAGYTERQRRDFLSEASIMGQFDHPNIIRLEGVVTRGRLAMIVTEYMENGSLDAFLRTHDGQFSIMQLLGMLRGVGAGMRYLSDLGYVHRDLAARNVLVDSNLVCKVSDFGLSRVLEDDPDAAYTTTGGKIPIRWTAPEAIAFRTFSSASDVWSFGVVMWEVLAYGERPYWNMTNRDVISSVEEGYRLPAPMGCPRALHQLMLDCWHKDRAQRPRFSQIVSVLDALIRSPESLRATATVSRCPPPAFARSCFDLRGGSGGGGGLTVGDWLDSIRMGRYRDHFAAGGYSSLGMVLRMNAQDVRALGITLMGHQKKILGSIQTMRAQLTSTQGPRRHL, encoded by the exons TGAATTTGCTGGACACGTCGACCATCCACGGGGACTGGGGCTGGCTCACGTATCCGGCTCATGGG TGGGACTCCATCAACGAGGTGGACGAGTCCTTCCAGCCCATCCACACGTACCAGGTGTGCAACGTCATGAGCCCCAACCAGAACAACTGGCTGCGCACTAGCTGGGTGCCCCGCGATGGCGCCCGCCGTGTGTACGCTGAGATCAAGTTTACCCTGCGTGACTGCAACAGTATGCCCGGTGTGCTGGGCACCTGCAAGGAGACCTTCAACCTCTACTACCTGGAGTCGGACCGCGACCTGGGGGCCAGCACGCAAGAAAGCCAATTCCTCAAGATCGACACCATTGCCGCCGATGAGAGCTTCACAGGTGCCGACCTTGGTGTGCGGCGCCTCAAGCTCAACACGGAGGTGCGCGGCGTGGGTCCCCTCAGCAAGCGCGGCTTCTACCTGGCCTTCCAGGACATCGGTGCCTGCCTGGCCATCCTCTCTCTCCGCATCTACTATAAGAAGTGCCCTGCCATGGTGCGTAATCTGGCTGCCTTCTCGGAGGCGGTGACGGGGGCCGACTCGTCCTCACTGGTGGAGGTGCGGGGCCAGTGTGTGCGGCACTCCGAGGAGCGGGACACGCCCAAGATGTACTGCAGCGCGGAGGGCGAGTGGCTGGTGCCCATCGGCAAGTGCGTGTGCAGCGCGGGCTATGAGGAGCGGCGGGATGCCTGTGTGG CCTGCGAGCTGGGTTTCTACAAGTCAGCCCCTGGGGACCAGCTGTGTGCCCGCTGCCCTCCCCACAGCCACTCCGCAGCCCCAGCTGCCCAAGCCTGCCGCTGTGACCTCAGCTACTACCGCGCAGCCCTGGACCCACCGTCCTCAGCCTGCACCC GGCCACCCTCGGCACCCGTGAACCTCATCTCCAGTGTGAATGGAACATCGGTGACTCTGGAGTGGGCCCCTCCCCTGGACCCAGGTGGCCGCAGTGACATCACCTACAACGCTGTGTGCCGCCGCTGCCCCTGGGCACTCAGCCACTGCGAGGCATGCGGGAGCGGCACCCGCTTTGTGCCCCAGCAGACAAGCCTGGTGCAGGCCAGCCTGCTGGTGGCCAACCTGCTGGCCCACATGAACTACTCCTTCTGGATCGAGGCCGTCAATGGCGTGTCTGACCTGAGCCCCGAGCCCCGCCGGGCCGCCGTGGTCAACATCACTACGAACCAGGCAG agatggggtctccctatgttgcccaggctgatatgaaactcctggactcaagtgaacctcctgcctcagcctcccaaagtgctgggattacag CCCCGTCCCAGGTGGTGGTGATCCGGCAGGAGCGGGCAGGGCAGACCAGCGTCTCGCTGCTGTGGCAGGAGCCCGAGCAGCCCAACGGCATCATCCTGGAGTATGAGATCAAGTACTACGAGAAG GACAAGGAGATGCAGAGCTACTCCACCCTCAAGGCCGTCACCACCAGAGCCACCGTCTCCGGCCTGAAGCCAGGCACACGCTACGTATTCCAGGTTCGAGCCCGCACCTCGGCGGGCTGCGGCCGATTCAGCCAGGCCATGGAGGTGGAGACCGGGAAACCCC GGCCCCGCTATGACACCAGGACCATCGTCTGGATCTGCCTGACGCTCATCACGGGCCTCGTGGTGCTTCTGCTCCTGCTCATCTGCAAGAAGAG GCACTGTGGCTACAGCAAGGCCTTCCAGGACTCAGACGAGGAGAAGATGCACTATCAGAATGGACAGG CACCCCCACCTGTCTTCCTGCCCCTGCACCACCCCCCGGGAAAGCTCCCAGAGCCCCAGTTCTATGCGGAACCTCACACCTATGAGGAGCCAGGCCGGGCGGGCCACAGTTTCACCCGGGAGATCGAGGCCTCCAGGATCCACATCGAGAAAATCATCGGCTCTG GAGAGTCAGGGGAAGTCTGCTACGGGAGGCTGCGGGTGCCAGGGCAGCGGGATGTGCCCGTGGCCATTAAGGCCCTCAAAGCCGGCTACACGGAGAGACAGCGGCGGGACTTCCTGAGCGAGGCATCCATCATGGGGCAATTCGACCACCCCAACATCATCCGCCTTGAGGGTGTCGTCACCCGAG GCCGCCTGGCGATGATCGTGACAGAGTACATGGAGAACGGTTCTCTGGATGCCTTCCTGAGG ACCCACGATGGGCAGTTCAGCATCATGCAGCTGCTGGGCATGCTCAGAGGCGTGGGTGCCGGCATGCGCTACCTCTCAGACCTGGGCTACGTCCACCGAGACCTGGCCGCCCGCAACGTCCTAGTGGACAGCAACCTGGTCTGCAAGGTGTCAGACTTCGGACTCTCACGGGTGCTGGAGGATGACCCTGATGCTGCCTATACCACCACG GGTGGGAAGATCCCCATCCGCTGGACGGCCCCAGAGGCCATTGCCTTCCGCACCTTCTCCTCAGCCAGCGACGTGTGGAGCTTCGGTGTGGTCATGTGGGAGGTGCTGGCCTATGGGGAGCGGCCCTACTGGAACATGACCAACCGGGAT GTCATCAGCTCTGTAGAGGAGGGGTACCGCCTGCCTGCGCCCATGGGCTGCCCCCGTGCCCTGCACCAGCTCATGCTTGACTGCTGGCACAAGGACCGGGCACAGCGACCTCGTTTCTCCCAGATCGTCAGTGTCCTCGACGCACTGATCCGCAGCCCTGAAAGTCTCAGGGCCACCGCCACTGTCAGCAG GTGCCCACCCCCTGCCTTCGCCCGGAGCTGCTTTGACCTCcgaggtggcagtggtggtggtggaggcctCACCGTGGGGGACTGGCTGGACTCCATCCGCATGGGCCGGTACCGAGACCACTTCGCTGCGGGCGGCTACTCCTCTCTGGGCATGGTGCTACGCATGAACGCCCA GGACGTGCGCGCCCTGGGCATCACCCTCATGGGCCACCAGAAGAAGATCCTGGGCAGCATTCAGACCATGCGGGCCCAGCTGACCAGCACCCAGGGGCCCCGCCGGCACCTCTGA